From the genome of Mucispirillum schaedleri ASF457:
CACAATAAATTCACACACTTATAGGAAAGGGAAGCGAAAGTTTCCCTTTTCTATTTATCAAAATGGCACAATAATTGCTAAAATATTTATGAAAAATTTGTTTATGGATAGCTTAGGCAAAATTTACCGTATTTGCAGGAATTATCAGCAATGGATATGTAAAAAACAGGCACAAAAAAATATTTAAAAATTTTAAAAAAAGTGCTAAAGTTTTTTAAGCAGCATCCGATAGGGAAGAAGAGCATTGGAGGATATTATGAGAATTGATAACAATATGATGTCTGGAATGGACACACTTGAACAAACTTCCCGCAAAAAAAATGTAGAAAAAGTTTCTGCAAATGACAAACAAAATTCTTCTGTAGTAGAAAGTGATGAAGTATCTATTTCTGAAAAAGGCAAAGATGTTTCAGAAATGACACGCACTTTAAAAGAGATGCCTGATGTTCGTGCTGATAAAGTAGCTGACTTAAAAGAAAGAATAGCTAACGGCACATACAATATATCTGGTAAAGATATAGCATCTAAAATAATCAATACTGCATTAGAGGATGTTTTTTAATTATTTTCAATAGGTAAATTTTTCCATAAGTTATCCTTAAAGTATGGTGATAAGCCTTTTAAGGAGGGCATATATGGAGCATAATTCTATTAAAAACTTAGTGGAGATATTAAAATCACAGGTTAGTCATTACAGCCTTATCCGTGATACTCTGCAGGAAGAAAAAACAGCCGTTACAAGCTGGGACAATGATAAAATAAAAGAGCTTAGTAAAATAAAGGAACAGCTTTCTAAAAAAGAAAAGCTGTTAGAAGAAGCCCGCAAAACAATATCTTTGCGTATAAAAGAAGAATATAATCTTGATGATGATACTGTGCTTGCTATTATTGATGGTATTGATGATAGTGAATGCAGAAATACACTTACTCA
Proteins encoded in this window:
- the flgN gene encoding flagellar export chaperone FlgN, with amino-acid sequence MEHNSIKNLVEILKSQVSHYSLIRDTLQEEKTAVTSWDNDKIKELSKIKEQLSKKEKLLEEARKTISLRIKEEYNLDDDTVLAIIDGIDDSECRNTLTQLRDELLVLVSEISQLTVSLKVIYNTNLKIISDVKLKMGFVPAANKYGMDKSTVSMPSALQITG
- the flgM gene encoding flagellar biosynthesis anti-sigma factor FlgM, which produces MRIDNNMMSGMDTLEQTSRKKNVEKVSANDKQNSSVVESDEVSISEKGKDVSEMTRTLKEMPDVRADKVADLKERIANGTYNISGKDIASKIINTALEDVF